One Streptomyces sp. NBC_01237 genomic region harbors:
- a CDS encoding TetR/AcrR family transcriptional regulator: MDNWPAQRTGPGDMLRNQARERLLDAARELFGVGGYAETTEMALCEAAGVPADVLRQEFGSREGLLIALHNRVTTSGLRAAERALHADDISKCGTAERVQRLFDAYVEAVTRDPREARVTFVEVLGVSATVDEHCKLWRALWTEFLTGEAERAVDRGEAEDRDHRVDVMVMVGTVHELMAHHSRRPRRARPGEVSGELTQLALTMLGSQQGE; this comes from the coding sequence ATGGACAACTGGCCGGCTCAGCGCACCGGGCCCGGTGACATGCTCCGTAACCAGGCGCGCGAGCGACTCCTCGACGCGGCGCGGGAACTGTTCGGCGTCGGCGGCTACGCGGAGACCACCGAGATGGCGCTCTGCGAGGCTGCCGGGGTACCGGCCGACGTGCTGCGCCAGGAGTTCGGCTCCCGGGAAGGGCTGCTCATCGCCCTGCACAACCGGGTGACGACGAGTGGCCTGCGGGCGGCGGAGAGAGCCCTGCACGCGGACGACATAAGCAAGTGCGGAACGGCGGAACGGGTCCAGCGCCTCTTCGACGCCTACGTGGAGGCCGTCACCCGCGATCCGCGTGAGGCGCGGGTGACCTTCGTCGAGGTGCTGGGCGTGAGCGCCACCGTGGACGAGCACTGCAAGCTGTGGCGGGCCCTGTGGACGGAGTTCCTGACGGGGGAGGCCGAGCGGGCGGTGGACCGGGGGGAGGCGGAGGACCGGGATCACCGGGTCGACGTGATGGTGATGGTCGGTACGGTCCATGAGCTCATGGCGCACCACAGCAGGCGGCCCCGGCGGGCGCGGCCCGGCGAGGTGTCCGGTGAGCTGACCCAGCTCGCGCTGACGATGCTGGGGTCGCAGCAGGGGGAGTGA
- a CDS encoding contact-dependent growth inhibition system immunity protein — MALTPLQHDRQYGEMDQVLRAYAGLPADDTEEKPGEALTAYLRHTWHTRPWAIGAAETQLREYARNPPGPLRLRLGEVYPLPDTGLDNAAVQSWLLMVAGHLRRSLAEGDVPPPGAPRTPWEWQARFPELGQFLGGWFSQDFGAEFEEHEEALRDYLDTSDRGLTARMLGEVHELLALGLDEADLSLGLAVLGLEVDPPAPYSHRAWLEMIAEDVARG, encoded by the coding sequence ATGGCGTTGACCCCGCTCCAGCACGACCGTCAGTACGGCGAGATGGACCAGGTGCTCCGGGCGTATGCCGGGCTGCCCGCCGACGACACCGAGGAGAAGCCCGGCGAAGCCCTCACCGCCTATCTGCGGCACACCTGGCACACCCGGCCCTGGGCGATCGGCGCCGCCGAGACTCAGCTGCGCGAGTACGCCCGCAACCCTCCGGGGCCGCTGCGGCTGCGGCTCGGCGAGGTCTATCCGCTGCCCGACACGGGTCTGGACAACGCGGCGGTTCAGTCCTGGCTGCTGATGGTCGCCGGCCATCTGCGGCGCAGCCTGGCGGAAGGTGACGTGCCACCGCCCGGGGCACCTCGTACGCCATGGGAGTGGCAGGCCCGGTTCCCTGAGCTGGGGCAGTTCCTGGGCGGCTGGTTCTCGCAGGACTTCGGGGCGGAGTTCGAGGAGCACGAGGAGGCGCTGCGCGACTACCTGGACACATCGGACCGCGGCCTCACGGCCCGAATGCTCGGTGAGGTGCACGAGCTGCTCGCGCTGGGCCTGGACGAGGCGGACCTTTCCCTGGGCCTGGCGGTCCTGGGCCTGGAGGTGGACCCTCCGGCTCCGTACAGCCATCGCGCCTGGCTGGAGATGATCGCGGAGGACGTGGCACGGGGCTGA
- a CDS encoding sensor histidine kinase yields MAGSWWTVPAALAAFLDGRRSGRARPTVLALVAVVAAGVVAVALVPSWLPLGSRFVGVVVVVVMLPWFAGRFWRQYRELVRAGWERAERLEREQRLVAEQARLRERARIAQDMHDVLGHDLSLIALSAGALSLAPDLDDRHRRAAGDLRVRAAAAVERLGEVISVLREEADEAPMRPAARTDGAAEAGAGTGAGADVGAGTKAGAGTDAGAGAEPGAGEGSSASAIERLTGEASASGLAVDLRIEGPAGAVPPVVARAAHRVVQEALTNVAKHAPHATAHVRVTYADTGTEVVVENGPPSDGPSAAPPRRGERGRPGGHGGRGLVGLHERVRLAGGTFEHGPRDGGFAVVARMPHAPGPSARASSAAPASPLASGTSVALPQEHRRAGRRIRRTLAAAVVVPLVAGALLSTVLMGWEMWSASRSVLEPGDFARLRVGMERSEAESLLPERRTDHRPVAAEPGGPGTTCAYYAMTADRFDDRSGDAYRVCFRDDTLVSADALTP; encoded by the coding sequence ATGGCCGGCTCCTGGTGGACCGTCCCCGCCGCCCTCGCCGCGTTCCTCGACGGGCGGCGGTCCGGGCGGGCCCGCCCCACGGTGCTCGCCCTGGTCGCGGTCGTCGCTGCCGGGGTGGTGGCGGTGGCCCTGGTGCCGTCCTGGCTGCCGCTGGGGAGCCGCTTCGTGGGCGTGGTGGTCGTCGTGGTGATGCTGCCGTGGTTCGCCGGGCGGTTCTGGCGCCAGTACCGCGAGCTCGTCCGGGCCGGCTGGGAGCGGGCCGAACGGCTGGAGCGCGAACAGCGACTGGTGGCCGAGCAGGCCCGGTTGCGCGAACGGGCCCGGATCGCCCAGGACATGCATGACGTCCTCGGCCATGACCTCAGCCTGATCGCCCTGTCGGCGGGCGCCCTGAGCCTCGCCCCCGACCTGGACGACCGGCACCGGCGGGCGGCCGGGGACCTCAGGGTCAGGGCGGCGGCCGCGGTGGAGCGGCTGGGGGAGGTCATCAGCGTCCTGCGGGAAGAGGCGGACGAGGCACCGATGCGCCCGGCGGCGCGGACGGACGGCGCTGCGGAGGCGGGTGCCGGTACGGGTGCGGGTGCGGATGTCGGCGCCGGTACGAAAGCCGGTGCGGGTACGGATGCCGGTGCCGGTGCTGAACCGGGCGCCGGTGAGGGGAGTTCCGCCTCCGCCATCGAGCGGCTGACCGGCGAGGCCTCCGCGTCCGGGCTCGCGGTCGACCTGCGGATCGAGGGCCCCGCGGGCGCCGTCCCCCCGGTTGTCGCGCGGGCCGCCCACCGCGTCGTGCAGGAGGCGCTCACCAACGTCGCCAAGCACGCCCCGCACGCCACGGCGCACGTACGCGTCACGTACGCGGACACCGGGACCGAGGTGGTGGTCGAGAACGGGCCGCCGTCGGACGGCCCCTCAGCCGCGCCGCCCCGCCGTGGAGAGCGAGGACGGCCCGGCGGACACGGCGGTCGCGGACTCGTCGGGCTTCATGAGCGGGTGCGGCTGGCCGGGGGCACGTTCGAGCACGGTCCCCGCGACGGGGGCTTCGCGGTGGTCGCGCGGATGCCGCACGCCCCCGGCCCCTCGGCACGCGCCTCATCCGCCGCGCCCGCCTCACCCCTCGCTTCCGGCACATCCGTCGCGCTGCCCCAGGAGCACCGCCGCGCCGGCCGCCGGATACGCCGGACCCTCGCCGCCGCCGTCGTGGTGCCCCTGGTGGCGGGGGCGCTGCTGAGCACGGTGCTCATGGGGTGGGAGATGTGGTCGGCGTCCCGCTCCGTCCTGGAGCCGGGCGACTTCGCCCGGCTGCGGGTGGGCATGGAGCGCTCCGAGGCCGAGTCCCTGCTGCCCGAGCGCCGGACCGACCACCGGCCGGTCGCCGCCGAGCCGGGCGGACCCGGCACGACGTGCGCCTACTACGCGATGACGGCCGACCGGTTCGACGACCGGTCGGGCGACGCCTACCGGGTCTGCTTCCGGGACGACACGCTGGTGTCCGCGGACGCCCTCACCCCGTGA
- a CDS encoding RNase A-like domain-containing protein, with protein sequence MLTRSATYTDRETAQWATQAVVSQNEQSVHRWLALSTRQRLTIEASWPSRPEPVGQVLLQAMMLAGLGPVDARAARVVLKTAPDSPLGFAVHATFPIHL encoded by the coding sequence GTGCTGACGCGTTCCGCCACCTATACCGACCGGGAGACCGCCCAGTGGGCCACCCAGGCGGTGGTCAGCCAGAACGAGCAGTCGGTACACCGATGGCTGGCCCTGTCGACACGGCAGCGGCTCACCATCGAGGCGTCGTGGCCCTCCCGGCCCGAGCCGGTCGGGCAGGTACTGCTCCAGGCGATGATGCTGGCCGGACTCGGACCGGTGGACGCGCGGGCCGCGCGGGTGGTGCTGAAGACCGCCCCGGACAGTCCGCTCGGCTTCGCCGTGCACGCCACCTTCCCGATCCACCTCTGA
- a CDS encoding RNase A-like domain-containing protein, which yields MATPPPPPPGSGGNSGGPPTTPAVPSPAPGKLYDPQGNDISQAQPKPDPVKEVQSLKPSVDPGGYVSGFDVDPGHVWYTSYLIRNHQSDFHKAPKYLLDALEGHKHVCGIGSGPSEFVEQYNAVTALYLEVWAKAVVAVGGVSTGLTITANNYVSAEYASHPSWGAPTTLKAVPEVIRTPPPYGKVADLGWGGGDGGGAWGDRIIDNVMGEVGRALHWLLEQALRRALRHGKVADITPGGNDDDLPKVAALWRKVAEDAEKSGRDLDAAIGYLRDPGPSPVSGEWQAAMGQFTGSLWGTRFWGKNAPNPVAKGYRWKHMSGQQPVLQILIDTARKIADLLDRFADAVRAVRKVIEQVYIQAAKDCMELDNFKGAAEDIFRLVIGNVVGLAEQFIENIDTPKLDSGVNRYNADTQLLAQQMKGLTDALEEARKSVPTFLAEEARAQSIGARSIEGYEPKHNWTVPGDSATNHTYPIDLANQEDMKVGTQSTHPIDRHVALTPEQLQIRMRDQHPPAASSFTDLTSAQRFVQSTIDRNEAEITQKLTANPTGQFVLPKTPFTDVTGSTVTSATGLPADTHNVIVRIQGVDDGRVPPFIVVTAFPESP from the coding sequence ATGGCCACTCCCCCACCGCCACCGCCAGGCTCAGGCGGGAACAGCGGCGGTCCGCCGACCACGCCCGCGGTTCCGTCGCCCGCCCCGGGGAAGCTCTACGACCCCCAGGGCAACGACATCTCCCAGGCTCAGCCCAAGCCCGACCCGGTGAAGGAGGTCCAGTCACTCAAGCCGTCGGTGGACCCCGGGGGCTATGTCAGTGGCTTCGACGTCGACCCGGGTCACGTCTGGTACACCTCGTACCTGATCCGGAACCATCAGTCGGACTTCCACAAGGCCCCGAAGTATCTGCTGGACGCCCTGGAAGGCCACAAGCACGTCTGCGGCATCGGCTCGGGGCCGTCGGAGTTCGTGGAGCAGTACAACGCCGTCACCGCCCTCTATCTGGAGGTGTGGGCCAAGGCCGTGGTCGCGGTCGGCGGTGTCTCCACCGGCCTGACCATCACCGCGAACAACTACGTCAGCGCGGAGTACGCCTCCCATCCCAGCTGGGGCGCCCCGACCACCCTGAAGGCCGTACCGGAGGTGATCCGGACCCCACCGCCGTACGGAAAGGTGGCGGACCTCGGCTGGGGAGGCGGGGACGGCGGCGGCGCCTGGGGCGACCGGATCATCGACAACGTGATGGGCGAGGTGGGCCGGGCCCTGCACTGGCTCCTGGAGCAGGCTCTGAGACGGGCTCTCCGGCACGGCAAGGTCGCCGACATCACCCCCGGCGGCAACGACGACGATCTGCCGAAGGTGGCCGCGCTCTGGCGCAAGGTCGCCGAAGACGCAGAGAAATCCGGCCGGGACCTCGACGCGGCCATCGGCTACCTGCGAGACCCCGGTCCCTCGCCGGTCAGCGGCGAATGGCAGGCGGCCATGGGCCAGTTCACCGGAAGCCTGTGGGGTACGAGGTTCTGGGGGAAGAATGCGCCCAACCCCGTGGCCAAGGGGTACCGCTGGAAGCACATGTCCGGCCAGCAGCCCGTTCTCCAGATTCTGATCGATACCGCGCGCAAGATCGCCGATCTCCTGGACCGGTTCGCCGACGCGGTGAGGGCGGTCCGCAAGGTGATCGAGCAGGTGTACATCCAGGCCGCCAAGGACTGCATGGAACTGGACAATTTCAAGGGTGCGGCCGAGGACATCTTCCGTCTCGTCATCGGCAACGTGGTGGGCCTGGCCGAGCAGTTCATCGAGAACATCGACACTCCGAAGCTCGACAGCGGGGTGAACCGCTACAACGCCGACACCCAACTCCTGGCACAGCAGATGAAGGGGCTGACCGACGCACTGGAGGAGGCGAGGAAGAGCGTGCCGACCTTCCTGGCCGAGGAGGCCCGCGCTCAGTCGATCGGTGCGCGGAGCATCGAGGGCTACGAGCCGAAGCACAACTGGACGGTGCCCGGGGACAGTGCCACGAACCACACGTACCCCATCGACCTCGCCAACCAGGAGGACATGAAGGTCGGTACGCAGAGCACACACCCCATCGACCGGCACGTGGCTCTGACCCCCGAACAGTTGCAGATACGTATGCGGGACCAGCACCCTCCGGCCGCGTCCTCGTTCACGGACCTCACCAGCGCGCAGCGGTTCGTCCAGTCGACGATCGACCGGAACGAAGCGGAGATCACCCAAAAGCTGACGGCCAACCCCACCGGGCAGTTCGTGCTGCCCAAGACCCCCTTCACGGATGTCACCGGATCAACCGTGACCAGTGCCACCGGGCTCCCGGCCGACACGCACAATGTGATCGTCCGCATCCAAGGTGTCGACGACGGCAGAGTGCCGCCGTTCATCGTGGTCACCGCCTTCCCTGAGTCCCCCTAG
- a CDS encoding WXG100 family type VII secretion target: MAVHNPDLEVPEDDGLTKLANDLDAMQRHLDSQVRQMDGIVDRIQSRWRGAAGEAYRTLQKGAAEDAVRIREDLRLLEEAARLARDGFTEQELDVLAQMRRVQADTDIAREAAALQAPPTTPVPPAPRSRINDL, translated from the coding sequence ATGGCAGTGCACAACCCTGATCTCGAAGTTCCGGAAGACGACGGGCTGACGAAGCTCGCCAACGATCTCGACGCCATGCAGCGGCATCTGGACAGCCAGGTGCGGCAGATGGACGGCATCGTGGACCGGATCCAGTCCCGCTGGCGGGGGGCGGCCGGTGAGGCCTACCGCACCCTGCAGAAGGGTGCGGCGGAGGACGCCGTACGGATCCGTGAGGATCTGCGGCTGCTGGAGGAAGCGGCAAGGCTCGCTAGGGACGGCTTCACCGAGCAGGAGCTGGACGTCCTGGCTCAGATGCGGCGGGTACAGGCCGACACCGACATCGCACGGGAGGCCGCCGCTCTTCAGGCCCCGCCCACCACGCCGGTGCCACCTGCTCCCCGCAGCCGGATCAACGACCTATAG
- a CDS encoding polyketide cyclase, translated as MRRQGAVNTVDQENVSATLTVAAPAEKVFAVLADPTTHAAIDGTGWIQEVGDRAPLAEVGQIFRMDMHHSHHPKVDYRVANKVHVFDRARAIGWLTGQEKDDGQVEYGGWTWRYDLVSLGPSRTGVTLTYDWSAVPPSLREVFPFPPFGPEHLGNSLDHLADIVAGR; from the coding sequence ATGAGACGACAAGGAGCGGTGAACACCGTGGACCAGGAGAATGTGAGCGCCACCCTGACCGTCGCCGCGCCCGCCGAGAAGGTGTTCGCGGTGCTGGCGGACCCGACGACCCATGCCGCGATCGACGGCACCGGCTGGATCCAGGAAGTCGGCGACCGGGCGCCGCTGGCCGAGGTGGGGCAGATCTTCCGGATGGACATGCACCACTCCCACCACCCGAAGGTCGACTACCGGGTGGCCAACAAGGTCCACGTCTTCGACCGGGCGCGCGCCATCGGCTGGTTGACGGGGCAGGAGAAGGACGACGGGCAGGTGGAGTACGGCGGCTGGACCTGGCGCTACGACCTCGTGTCGCTCGGCCCGTCCCGGACCGGGGTCACGCTCACCTACGACTGGTCGGCGGTGCCGCCGTCCCTACGCGAGGTCTTCCCGTTCCCGCCGTTCGGCCCCGAGCATCTCGGCAACTCGCTGGACCACCTGGCCGATATCGTCGCGGGCCGCTGA
- a CDS encoding serine hydrolase domain-containing protein: protein MREQAWQRFRSPGRQGGRRGSRRVAAAAAVVVGVMTMGALAPPAAFAASGRTDTVQRGLNTLVHPDGPPGALASVTDRDGRTRDYTAGIGDLATGAKVPRDGRIRIGSNTKSFTAVVVLQLVGEGKIRLDAPVDTYLPGLVRGEGIDGSRITVRHLLQQTSGLPNYSNYLGEEVRYFAPRELVDIALQHKAGFEPGKKWEYSNTNYVLAGLIVEKVTRNPLAKEMDRRIIKRVGLRHTYFPAPGDATVRGPHPKGYYQDSVGAPLTDVTEIDPSWGWAAGQLISTDSDLNRFFGALLRGHLLRPAQLAEMRGATRPADKTFGPGARYGLGIVSRPLPCDGGIYWGHGGSFPGYETRGGATDDGRAAHVAVTVQLSDEASRKRVDNVVETALCR, encoded by the coding sequence GTGCGTGAGCAGGCATGGCAGAGGTTCCGTTCTCCCGGCCGGCAGGGCGGGCGGCGTGGCAGTCGGCGCGTGGCCGCAGCCGCCGCGGTGGTCGTCGGCGTCATGACGATGGGTGCCCTGGCGCCACCCGCGGCGTTCGCCGCCTCGGGGCGGACCGACACCGTCCAGCGGGGCCTGAACACGCTGGTGCACCCGGACGGGCCGCCCGGCGCGCTGGCGAGCGTCACGGACCGCGACGGCCGCACCCGTGACTACACCGCGGGGATCGGTGACCTGGCCACCGGAGCGAAGGTGCCCAGGGACGGCCGGATACGGATCGGCAGCAACACCAAGTCGTTCACCGCGGTCGTCGTGCTGCAACTGGTCGGTGAAGGGAAGATCCGCCTGGACGCCCCGGTCGACACCTATTTGCCGGGCCTCGTCCGCGGGGAGGGGATCGACGGAAGCCGCATCACCGTCCGTCACCTCCTCCAGCAGACCAGCGGGCTCCCCAACTACAGCAACTACCTGGGCGAGGAGGTCCGTTACTTCGCCCCCCGCGAGCTCGTCGACATCGCGCTCCAGCACAAGGCCGGCTTCGAGCCGGGGAAGAAGTGGGAGTACAGCAACACGAACTACGTACTGGCGGGCCTGATCGTCGAGAAGGTCACGAGGAACCCCCTCGCCAAGGAGATGGACCGGCGCATCATCAAGCGCGTCGGGCTGCGCCACACCTACTTCCCGGCCCCCGGTGACGCGACCGTCCGAGGGCCCCATCCCAAGGGCTACTACCAGGATTCGGTGGGCGCGCCGCTGACCGACGTCACGGAGATCGACCCCTCCTGGGGCTGGGCGGCCGGGCAGTTGATCTCCACCGACTCCGATCTCAACCGCTTCTTCGGCGCGCTCCTGCGCGGCCACCTCCTGCGCCCGGCCCAGCTCGCGGAGATGCGCGGCGCCACCCGCCCCGCGGACAAGACCTTCGGCCCCGGCGCCCGCTACGGACTGGGGATCGTGAGCAGGCCGCTGCCGTGCGACGGCGGAATCTACTGGGGCCACGGCGGCAGCTTCCCGGGGTACGAGACCCGGGGCGGCGCCACCGACGACGGCCGCGCCGCCCATGTCGCGGTCACCGTCCAGCTGTCCGACGAGGCGTCCAGGAAGCGTGTCGACAACGTCGTGGAAACGGCCCTGTGCCGGTGA
- a CDS encoding WXG100 family type VII secretion target — MTSDDHIGVDIIALQALAGELEEILRKLNEELGLLYERTEKVVLGWQGDARDSFVLTLDRWSAEMADLKARQTWLHEVVTGAHTNYSAAHQAVLRGWGAA; from the coding sequence GTGACGAGCGACGATCACATTGGTGTCGACATCATCGCCTTACAGGCGCTGGCGGGCGAGTTGGAGGAGATCCTCCGGAAGCTCAACGAGGAACTGGGGCTGCTGTACGAGCGCACGGAGAAGGTGGTGCTCGGGTGGCAGGGCGACGCGCGTGATTCCTTCGTCCTCACCCTGGACCGGTGGAGCGCCGAAATGGCCGATCTCAAAGCCCGCCAGACCTGGCTGCACGAGGTCGTGACCGGCGCCCACACCAACTACAGCGCCGCTCATCAAGCGGTACTGCGCGGCTGGGGGGCTGCCTGA